Proteins encoded in a region of the Pseudomonas syringae KCTC 12500 genome:
- a CDS encoding metal ABC transporter substrate-binding protein produces MKRLMMLSSLAALALSAFASLAQAKPLEAVASFTVIADMVSTVGGERVHVRSLIGPNGDPHVYEPTPSDAQALKNADLAFVSGLHLEGWMDRLIKASGYKGQPVVLSEGIKTRSMDEDGKRIVDPHAWNSAANGVIYVRNIVAALKKADPEGASVYQANGDRYIVELQQLDTYARDQIRSIPAARRKILTSHDAFGYFGDAYGVTFLSPLGLSTESEASAADVSKLIRQIKTEHVSAYFFENSSDPRLVKQIAEASGAQPGGELYVESLSPADGPAPTYAKMFRYNVDTLTAAMKRNQ; encoded by the coding sequence ATGAAACGATTGATGATGTTGAGTTCCCTGGCTGCACTGGCGCTGTCGGCATTCGCCAGCCTCGCCCAGGCCAAACCGCTGGAAGCCGTTGCTTCGTTCACGGTCATTGCCGATATGGTCAGTACGGTAGGCGGTGAACGTGTGCACGTTCGATCGCTGATCGGTCCGAACGGCGATCCTCACGTCTACGAGCCGACACCGAGTGACGCCCAGGCGCTGAAAAACGCCGATCTGGCATTTGTCAGCGGCCTGCATCTGGAGGGCTGGATGGATCGTCTCATCAAGGCTTCAGGCTACAAGGGGCAGCCGGTGGTGCTGTCCGAGGGCATCAAGACGCGCAGCATGGATGAGGACGGCAAACGCATTGTCGACCCGCATGCCTGGAACAGCGCGGCCAATGGCGTGATTTATGTGCGCAACATCGTCGCGGCGCTGAAGAAAGCCGATCCGGAAGGGGCCAGCGTGTATCAGGCCAATGGTGATCGCTACATCGTTGAGTTGCAGCAACTGGATACCTACGCTCGCGATCAGATCCGTTCGATTCCGGCTGCCAGACGCAAGATCCTCACCTCTCATGACGCGTTCGGCTACTTTGGCGATGCCTATGGTGTGACCTTCCTGTCGCCGCTGGGCTTGTCTACCGAGTCTGAGGCGTCGGCCGCCGATGTGTCGAAACTGATCCGTCAGATCAAGACCGAACATGTCAGTGCCTACTTCTTTGAAAACTCCAGCGACCCGCGTCTGGTCAAGCAGATAGCCGAAGCCAGTGGCGCTCAACCAGGGGGTGAACTGTACGTGGAGTCCTTGTCGCCAGCCGACGGCCCGGCGCCAACCTACGCCAAGATGTTCCGTTACAACGTCGATACTCTGACTGCGGCAATGAAGCGCAATCAGTAA
- a CDS encoding aldose epimerase family protein, translating to MKKHALLSTLGLSLMISTLTAQAAALSSEHSTFGQLPDGSAVEKYTLRNSHGVQASIITYGATLQSLLVPDKAGKVEDIVLGFDDVQGYQNNGTVYFGATIGRFGNRLAGGKFSLDGKTYQVPLNDKTNALHGGTQGFDKRLWKAEETKTGDSVGVKLTYLSPDGEMGFPGALLTEVTYSLNEKNELKIDYRATTDKPTVLNLTNHSYFNLAGAGSGDVLKQVATLHASHYTPVNDKLIPTGELPAVAGTPMDFLKPTAFGKHIKDDHQQLKYAEPKQGGFDFNWVLDTKGDVKKLAAEVSDPQSGRRLQLFTTEPGVQLYTGNFLDGSIHGKAGKVYPHWGAFTLETQHYPDAPNQPKFPSTRLDPGKAYTQTTVFKFLND from the coding sequence ATGAAAAAACATGCGCTCCTCAGCACCCTTGGACTGTCCTTGATGATCAGCACCCTGACCGCACAGGCCGCGGCACTCTCCAGCGAACACAGCACGTTTGGCCAACTGCCCGACGGCTCTGCCGTCGAAAAATACACCCTGCGCAACAGTCACGGCGTGCAGGCCAGCATCATCACCTACGGCGCGACGCTGCAATCGCTGCTGGTGCCTGACAAGGCCGGAAAGGTCGAAGACATCGTCCTGGGTTTCGACGATGTGCAGGGCTACCAGAACAACGGTACTGTTTATTTCGGCGCGACCATCGGCCGCTTCGGCAACCGGCTGGCAGGCGGCAAATTCAGCCTGGATGGCAAAACCTATCAGGTCCCGCTCAACGACAAGACCAACGCGCTGCACGGCGGCACGCAGGGCTTTGACAAGCGCCTGTGGAAGGCAGAAGAAACCAAGACCGGTGATTCGGTCGGCGTGAAACTGACCTATCTGTCGCCGGACGGTGAGATGGGTTTTCCAGGAGCCCTGCTGACCGAAGTGACCTACAGTCTGAACGAAAAGAACGAGCTGAAGATCGACTACCGCGCCACCACCGACAAACCGACGGTGCTGAACCTGACCAACCACAGTTATTTCAACCTGGCCGGCGCTGGCAGTGGTGATGTGCTCAAACAGGTCGCCACCCTGCACGCCTCGCACTACACCCCGGTCAACGACAAGCTGATCCCGACCGGCGAACTGCCTGCTGTGGCTGGCACGCCCATGGACTTCCTCAAGCCCACCGCGTTTGGCAAACACATCAAGGATGACCATCAACAGCTGAAATACGCCGAACCCAAGCAAGGCGGGTTTGATTTCAACTGGGTGCTCGACACCAAGGGTGACGTGAAGAAACTGGCCGCCGAGGTCAGCGATCCGCAGTCAGGCCGCAGACTGCAACTGTTCACCACAGAGCCCGGCGTGCAGCTGTACACGGGTAACTTCCTGGATGGCAGCATTCACGGCAAGGCAGGCAAGGTCTACCCGCACTGGGGCGCCTTTACCCTGGAAACGCAGCACTACCCCGATGCACCCAACCAACCGAAATTCCCCAGCACCCGACTGGATCCTGGCAAGGCCTACACCCAGACCACTGTGTTTAAATTCCTCAACGACTAA
- a CDS encoding SMP-30/gluconolactonase/LRE family protein: MNWLPVSEHRFKLAEGSFWDAEEQALYWVDISGFLVCRLVAGQIRQWRMPEPVSAFIPTEQGDALVTLASGVYRLDLDSDKTSLLPFCVADPTPGNRANEARCDARGHLWLGSMQNNIDAEGGDVPLVRRSGGLFRVEPDARVTRLLDGQGIVNTLLWNEEGSVLYSADTLDDVIYHYPVLADGALGPRKVWAAKHHRGSPDGSAMDAEGYVWNARWGGNCLIRFAPDGSVDRVVELPVSHPTSCVFGGPDLETLYVTSAAPADAKGRFDGALLMAQVGVKGTPCQRFAG, from the coding sequence ATGAACTGGCTGCCCGTTTCCGAGCACCGCTTCAAGCTGGCCGAAGGCTCCTTCTGGGATGCCGAGGAGCAGGCTTTGTACTGGGTCGACATTTCCGGGTTTCTGGTGTGTCGGCTGGTCGCCGGACAGATCCGCCAATGGCGCATGCCTGAGCCGGTCTCTGCCTTTATTCCGACCGAGCAGGGTGATGCACTGGTGACACTGGCCAGCGGCGTCTATCGTTTGGACCTGGACTCCGACAAGACTTCCTTGCTGCCGTTCTGCGTGGCAGACCCCACTCCCGGCAATCGCGCCAACGAAGCCCGCTGCGATGCACGCGGCCACCTTTGGCTTGGCAGCATGCAGAACAACATCGATGCCGAGGGCGGCGACGTGCCTCTGGTGCGTCGTTCAGGCGGGTTGTTCCGCGTTGAGCCTGATGCTCGCGTGACCCGTTTGCTGGACGGGCAGGGGATCGTCAACACCCTGTTGTGGAATGAAGAGGGTAGCGTGCTGTACAGCGCCGATACCCTGGACGACGTCATTTATCACTATCCGGTGCTCGCAGACGGTGCTTTGGGGCCACGCAAGGTATGGGCGGCAAAACACCATCGAGGCTCACCCGACGGCTCGGCGATGGATGCCGAAGGGTATGTCTGGAATGCGCGCTGGGGTGGCAATTGCCTGATCCGTTTTGCCCCGGATGGCAGCGTTGACCGGGTTGTCGAGTTACCAGTCAGCCATCCCACCAGTTGTGTATTCGGCGGTCCTGACCTGGAAACGCTGTACGTCACCAGTGCCGCACCTGCCGATGCAAAGGGTCGCTTCGACGGTGCGCTGCTGATGGCGCAGGTCGGCGTCAAGGGCACGCCGTGTCAGCGTTTCGCCGGTTGA
- a CDS encoding substrate-binding domain-containing protein — translation MLSRHGIRSLCCVAVTTAILGMSGITSAAEQVKIGFLVKQAEEPWFQAEWAGAEKAGKEHGFTVIKIAVPDGEKTLTAIDNLAANGAKGFVICPPDVSLGPAIVAKAKALGLKVMAVDDRFVDAKGNFMEDVPYLGMAAFEVGQKQGVEMAKEAKNRKWDEDGWKGTYAIINTYNELDTGKKRTDGSVKSLEEAGLPKDHIVFTAQKTLDVPGSMDATNSALPKLPGDAKRLIIGGMNDNTVLGGVRATSTNGFEADNVIGIGINGTDAIDELKKKKSGFFGSMLPNPGKEGYDTALHVYEWATKGTEPPKYTALDDVTLIKRTNFQEILTERGLWK, via the coding sequence ATGTTGAGTCGTCACGGGATTCGTTCCCTGTGCTGTGTCGCCGTCACTACCGCCATTCTGGGCATGAGTGGCATCACTTCCGCTGCCGAACAAGTCAAAATCGGCTTTCTGGTCAAACAGGCTGAAGAACCGTGGTTCCAGGCCGAATGGGCGGGTGCCGAAAAAGCCGGCAAGGAGCATGGCTTTACCGTCATCAAGATTGCCGTGCCAGACGGTGAAAAGACCCTGACCGCTATCGATAACCTCGCCGCCAACGGTGCCAAGGGTTTCGTGATCTGCCCGCCGGACGTGTCGCTCGGCCCTGCGATCGTGGCCAAGGCCAAAGCGCTGGGGTTGAAAGTCATGGCCGTGGATGATCGCTTTGTCGATGCCAAGGGCAACTTCATGGAGGACGTGCCGTACCTGGGCATGGCTGCCTTTGAAGTAGGCCAGAAGCAGGGTGTCGAAATGGCCAAGGAAGCGAAAAATCGCAAGTGGGACGAGGATGGCTGGAAGGGCACCTACGCGATCATCAACACTTATAACGAGCTGGATACCGGCAAGAAACGCACGGATGGTTCGGTGAAGTCGCTTGAGGAAGCCGGCTTGCCGAAAGACCATATTGTCTTCACCGCACAGAAAACCCTCGATGTGCCAGGCAGCATGGACGCCACCAACTCGGCGCTGCCAAAACTGCCAGGCGATGCCAAAAGGCTGATCATCGGCGGTATGAACGACAACACCGTATTGGGTGGGGTACGTGCGACTTCTACCAATGGGTTTGAAGCAGACAACGTGATCGGGATCGGTATCAACGGCACCGATGCGATCGACGAACTCAAGAAGAAAAAAAGCGGCTTCTTTGGCTCTATGTTGCCGAACCCTGGCAAAGAGGGTTATGACACCGCGTTGCATGTTTACGAGTGGGCCACCAAGGGCACAGAACCACCCAAGTACACCGCCCTGGACGACGTGACACTGATCAAGCGCACCAACTTCCAGGAAATACTGACCGAGCGTGGTCTGTGGAAGTGA
- the araG gene encoding L-arabinose ABC transporter ATP-binding protein AraG, producing the protein MQQAIEQYATGGALRFNGIGKVFPGVKALSDISFEARPGSVHALMGENGAGKSTLLKILGGSYQPNSGALQIGEQSYQFKSTAESIAAGVAVIHQELHLVPEMTVAENLLLGHMPNRFGLINRGAMYRRAGELLKGLADEIDPRTRLGDLSLGQRQLVEIAKAMSRNAHVIAFDEPTSSLSAREIDRLMAIIVRLRDEGRVILYVSHRMEEIFRVCDAVTVFKDGRFVKTFEQMADLDHDRLVTCMVGRDIQNIYNYRPREHQGPSLRVTGLLGPGLHEPVTFAVQKGEVLGFFGLVGAGRTELFRLLSGLTRSSAGTLQLDGKPLTLKSPRDAIEAGILLCPEDRKKEGIVPLSSVAENINIGARPRHVNLGCLIQGRWERDNARSQIKSMNVKTPSPEQQIMYLSGGNQQKAILGRWLSMPMKVLLLDEPTRGIDVGAKSEIYEIIHNLAADGIAVIVVSSDLMEVMGISDRILVMSEGTITGELNRDEADESRLLQLALPRTRG; encoded by the coding sequence ATGCAACAGGCTATCGAGCAATACGCCACAGGCGGTGCCTTGCGCTTCAACGGCATCGGCAAGGTCTTCCCCGGCGTCAAGGCGCTTTCGGACATCAGTTTCGAAGCGCGCCCCGGCAGCGTCCATGCGTTGATGGGTGAAAACGGTGCCGGTAAATCCACGCTGCTGAAAATTCTCGGCGGCTCTTATCAGCCCAACAGCGGCGCCTTGCAGATCGGCGAGCAGAGCTATCAGTTCAAGTCCACCGCCGAGAGCATTGCGGCGGGCGTGGCGGTGATTCACCAGGAACTGCACCTGGTGCCGGAAATGACCGTTGCCGAGAACCTGTTGCTCGGGCACATGCCCAATCGCTTCGGCCTGATCAATCGCGGTGCGATGTATCGCCGCGCCGGCGAGCTGCTCAAAGGGCTGGCTGACGAGATTGACCCACGCACACGTCTGGGCGACCTCTCGCTGGGCCAGCGGCAACTGGTCGAGATCGCCAAGGCCATGTCGCGCAATGCCCACGTCATCGCCTTCGACGAGCCCACCAGCAGCCTGTCGGCGCGTGAGATCGACCGACTGATGGCAATCATCGTGCGCCTGCGCGACGAGGGCCGAGTGATTCTTTACGTGTCGCATCGCATGGAAGAAATCTTCCGTGTCTGTGACGCGGTGACGGTGTTCAAGGACGGACGCTTCGTCAAGACGTTCGAGCAGATGGCCGATCTCGACCATGACCGACTGGTGACCTGCATGGTCGGTCGCGATATCCAGAACATCTACAACTACCGTCCGCGCGAGCATCAGGGGCCAAGCCTGCGGGTTACCGGTCTGCTGGGGCCGGGCCTTCATGAGCCGGTCACTTTTGCCGTGCAGAAAGGCGAAGTGCTGGGCTTCTTCGGTCTGGTCGGCGCCGGTCGTACCGAGCTGTTTCGCCTGCTCTCGGGGCTTACCCGCAGCTCTGCAGGCACCCTGCAACTGGACGGCAAACCGCTGACACTGAAGTCACCGCGTGATGCCATCGAGGCCGGCATCCTGCTCTGCCCCGAGGACCGCAAGAAGGAAGGCATCGTGCCTTTGTCCAGCGTCGCGGAGAACATCAACATTGGTGCGCGTCCGCGGCATGTGAATCTCGGTTGCCTGATTCAGGGCCGCTGGGAGCGTGACAATGCGCGCAGCCAGATCAAGTCGATGAACGTCAAGACGCCATCGCCCGAGCAGCAGATCATGTACCTCTCGGGCGGTAATCAACAGAAAGCGATTCTTGGCCGCTGGCTGTCGATGCCCATGAAAGTCCTGCTGCTGGACGAGCCGACTCGCGGGATCGACGTCGGGGCCAAATCCGAGATTTACGAGATCATTCACAACCTGGCCGCGGACGGTATTGCGGTGATTGTGGTCTCCAGCGATCTGATGGAAGTGATGGGTATTTCAGACCGCATTCTGGTGATGAGCGAAGGCACAATCACCGGTGAACTCAATCGCGACGAGGCTGACGAGTCGCGACTCCTGCAATTGGCTCTGCCTCGCACGCGCGGCTGA
- the araH gene encoding L-arabinose ABC transporter permease AraH, with protein sequence MSTESSLQAPRQGMNLRRFADDWVMLLAAVGIFLLCAVFIDNFMSPLNMRGLGLAISTVGIAACTMLFCLASGHFDLSVGSVLACSGVIAGIVIRDTDSVFLGVSAALALGLVVGLINGIVIAKLRINALITTLATMQIVRGLAYIFSNGKAVGVSNEDFFIFGNGQVYGVPVPILITIACFIFFGWLLNYTTYGRNTMAIGGNQEAALLAGVHVDRTKIIIFAVHGLVGALAGVVLASRMTSGQPMIGQGFELTIISACVLGGVSLSGGIGMIRHVIAGVLILAIIENAMNLKNIDTFYQYVIRGTILLLAVIIDRMKRR encoded by the coding sequence ATGTCTACCGAATCCAGCCTGCAGGCTCCCCGTCAGGGCATGAACCTGCGTCGTTTTGCCGATGACTGGGTGATGCTCCTGGCGGCCGTGGGGATCTTCCTGCTGTGTGCCGTGTTCATCGATAACTTCATGTCGCCGCTGAACATGCGCGGCCTGGGCCTGGCGATTTCCACCGTGGGCATCGCCGCCTGCACCATGCTCTTCTGCCTGGCGTCCGGGCACTTCGACCTCTCGGTCGGTTCGGTGCTGGCCTGTTCCGGGGTGATCGCCGGTATCGTCATCCGCGACACCGACAGTGTGTTTCTTGGCGTCTCTGCAGCCCTGGCGCTCGGGCTGGTCGTGGGCCTTATCAACGGCATCGTGATCGCCAAGCTGCGCATCAATGCCCTGATCACGACTCTGGCAACGATGCAGATCGTGCGCGGCCTGGCGTACATTTTCTCCAACGGCAAGGCAGTCGGCGTTTCCAACGAGGATTTCTTCATCTTTGGCAATGGTCAGGTGTACGGCGTGCCAGTACCGATTCTGATCACCATCGCCTGCTTCATATTCTTCGGCTGGTTGCTCAACTACACCACTTACGGGCGCAACACCATGGCTATCGGCGGCAACCAGGAAGCCGCGCTGCTGGCGGGTGTCCACGTGGACCGTACGAAGATCATCATCTTCGCCGTCCACGGCCTGGTCGGTGCGCTGGCGGGTGTGGTGCTGGCTTCACGCATGACCTCGGGTCAGCCGATGATCGGGCAGGGCTTCGAGCTGACGATCATCTCTGCCTGCGTATTGGGCGGGGTTTCGCTGAGTGGCGGCATCGGCATGATCCGTCATGTGATCGCCGGGGTGCTGATTCTGGCGATTATCGAGAATGCGATGAACCTGAAGAACATCGACACCTTCTATCAGTATGTGATCCGCGGCACGATCCTGTTGCTGGCGGTGATCATTGACCGCATGAAAAGGCGCTGA
- a CDS encoding APC family permease has translation MATAETSSLRRAITAPMLTLFILGDVLGAGVYALAGTIAGRVGGAIWAPLLIALCFALLTAASYAELVTKYPRAGGAAVYAEKAFGKPLLSFLVGFSMVAAGVTSAAGLAVAFAGDYFQALVDWPAQWVCVAFLVIVGLLNARGIKESLSANLVMTVIELSGLLMVIAAAVWFVSQGQGVPQRVFELDTASPATAILGASLLAFYSFVGFETSANLAEEIKDVRRVYPRALFGALLAAGAVYMLVGVGAAMVLPVDQLKDSQAPLMDVVSASGLGIPAPWFAVIALIAVANGALLTMIMASRLTFGMAREGLLPAVMGSVLPKRRTPGLAILATTLVAIALSFTSTLTILAETVVLLLLFVFLSVNIAVLVLKRDKVEAGHFQVHWVIPLLGILSCLLLLTQQGPETWLRAGIMLAVGAALYGLTRLGSSALASQ, from the coding sequence ATGGCCACTGCCGAGACTTCATCGCTGCGCCGGGCAATCACGGCGCCCATGCTGACCCTGTTCATCCTTGGCGACGTGCTCGGGGCTGGCGTCTACGCATTGGCCGGCACGATCGCCGGACGCGTCGGCGGAGCCATCTGGGCGCCCTTGCTGATTGCCCTGTGCTTTGCCTTGTTGACTGCAGCGTCCTACGCCGAACTGGTGACCAAATACCCGCGTGCGGGTGGTGCCGCGGTGTACGCCGAAAAAGCCTTCGGCAAGCCGCTGCTGTCGTTTCTGGTTGGCTTTTCCATGGTCGCGGCAGGTGTTACCAGCGCTGCCGGGCTGGCCGTTGCGTTTGCCGGCGACTACTTCCAGGCACTGGTCGACTGGCCTGCGCAATGGGTCTGTGTGGCATTTCTGGTCATCGTCGGCCTGCTCAACGCACGCGGTATCAAGGAATCGCTTTCAGCCAACCTGGTCATGACGGTCATCGAGCTGAGCGGTTTGCTGATGGTCATCGCAGCAGCAGTGTGGTTCGTCAGCCAAGGGCAAGGCGTGCCGCAACGGGTGTTCGAACTGGACACCGCCTCACCTGCCACGGCGATTCTCGGCGCATCGCTGCTGGCGTTCTATTCGTTCGTGGGGTTTGAAACCTCGGCCAATCTTGCCGAAGAGATCAAGGACGTGCGCAGGGTCTATCCACGTGCCCTGTTCGGCGCGCTGCTGGCGGCGGGTGCGGTGTACATGCTGGTTGGCGTGGGCGCGGCGATGGTCCTGCCCGTTGATCAATTGAAAGATTCGCAAGCCCCCCTGATGGACGTGGTCAGTGCCTCGGGGCTCGGCATACCTGCGCCGTGGTTTGCAGTCATTGCGCTGATTGCGGTAGCCAACGGCGCGCTGTTGACCATGATCATGGCCAGCCGACTGACCTTCGGCATGGCTCGCGAAGGCCTTTTACCTGCGGTGATGGGTTCGGTGCTGCCCAAGCGGCGCACGCCGGGGCTGGCGATTCTGGCGACCACTCTGGTAGCCATTGCCCTGTCCTTCACCAGCACCCTGACCATCCTCGCCGAAACCGTCGTGCTGTTGCTGCTCTTCGTGTTTCTCAGCGTGAACATCGCCGTGCTGGTGCTCAAGCGCGACAAGGTCGAAGCCGGGCACTTTCAGGTGCACTGGGTTATCCCGCTGCTGGGCATTCTTTCGTGCCTGTTGCTGCTCACTCAGCAAGGTCCGGAAACCTGGCTGCGGGCGGGCATCATGCTGGCGGTCGGTGCTGCGCTTTACGGACTGACCCGGCTGGGCAGCTCAGCGCTGGCGTCGCAGTAG
- a CDS encoding CAP domain-containing protein, with the protein MPALPRCSWRIWLYLVPLLPLYASPVSAAEEQRLVQAINDFRGQPQRCEARTTNISRALALNSSVALPIGFSGNLRDALKASGYQAVIVRTLRLAGAQSADAAFEMLSSRYCGALLDPQYADIGITRQGGDWRVVLAKPLIDESLEDARSAGRALLAQVNAARAKPRMCGKRPFPSARPLSWNTTLETAAQGHSQSMASENYFTHRGFDNDSPADRARAAGYGGRQIGENIAAGQSTASKAMASWLASPGHCANLMNPMFTEVGAAYATATNADYGVYWTMLFGAP; encoded by the coding sequence ATGCCCGCACTGCCCCGTTGTTCCTGGCGTATCTGGTTGTACCTGGTCCCGTTGTTGCCCCTGTACGCGAGCCCTGTCAGTGCTGCCGAAGAGCAGCGACTGGTCCAGGCAATCAATGATTTTCGCGGCCAGCCGCAGCGTTGCGAAGCGCGTACGACAAACATCTCCAGAGCCCTGGCGCTCAATTCCAGCGTGGCATTGCCCATCGGTTTCAGTGGTAACTTACGTGACGCACTCAAGGCATCCGGCTATCAGGCGGTCATTGTGCGGACCTTGCGACTGGCCGGCGCGCAAAGCGCCGATGCAGCGTTCGAGATGCTCAGTAGCCGCTACTGCGGCGCGTTGCTCGACCCGCAATACGCTGACATCGGCATCACTCGGCAGGGTGGTGACTGGCGTGTAGTGCTGGCGAAGCCGTTGATCGACGAGAGCCTTGAAGACGCGCGCTCCGCTGGCCGGGCGCTGCTGGCGCAGGTCAATGCCGCGCGTGCCAAGCCACGCATGTGTGGCAAGCGGCCTTTTCCGTCGGCTCGGCCGTTGAGCTGGAATACCACGCTGGAAACCGCCGCGCAGGGGCACAGCCAGTCGATGGCCAGCGAGAATTACTTTACCCATCGCGGTTTTGATAATGACTCGCCGGCGGACCGCGCGCGTGCTGCCGGTTACGGCGGACGGCAGATCGGTGAAAACATTGCTGCAGGGCAGAGCACGGCCAGCAAGGCCATGGCGAGCTGGCTGGCCAGCCCGGGGCATTGCGCCAACCTGATGAACCCGATGTTTACCGAGGTCGGCGCGGCCTATGCGACGGCTACCAACGCTGATTACGGTGTGTACTGGACCATGCTGTTTGGTGCGCCCTGA
- a CDS encoding DUF72 domain-containing protein, with product MMPGLYIGCAGWSLAREHWPDFPDEGSHLQRYASRFNAVEINSSFYRPHRAETYARWAQSVPAGFRFSVKMPKLITHELRLRECEAVLATFLSQCTALDDKLGCLLVQLPPSLDYAPQIAEGFFKALRNQYAGRVVLEPRHQSWRQAQGLLIEHRIAQVAADPSVISDGHLPVGWQGAHYWRLHGAPKIYHSAYTVEHLEGLAGRASASVAQGIETWCIFDNTASGAAVGDALALQALVKCNRAE from the coding sequence ATGATGCCGGGACTTTATATCGGCTGTGCAGGCTGGAGCCTGGCGCGTGAGCACTGGCCCGACTTCCCTGACGAAGGCAGCCACTTGCAGCGCTATGCCTCGCGCTTCAACGCGGTCGAGATCAACAGCTCGTTCTATCGTCCACATCGTGCCGAGACCTACGCACGCTGGGCGCAGTCGGTGCCCGCCGGGTTTCGCTTCTCGGTCAAGATGCCGAAACTCATTACCCACGAACTCCGTCTGCGCGAGTGCGAGGCCGTTCTAGCTACGTTCCTTTCTCAATGCACTGCGCTGGATGACAAGCTGGGCTGTCTGCTGGTCCAGCTCCCGCCCTCTCTGGACTATGCACCACAGATAGCTGAAGGGTTTTTCAAAGCATTACGCAATCAGTACGCCGGGAGGGTGGTATTGGAACCGCGCCATCAATCCTGGCGGCAGGCTCAGGGGCTGCTGATCGAGCATCGCATTGCGCAGGTGGCTGCCGATCCTTCAGTGATCAGCGATGGGCACCTGCCCGTTGGGTGGCAGGGTGCTCACTACTGGCGCCTGCACGGTGCACCGAAAATTTATCACAGCGCCTATACCGTCGAGCATCTGGAAGGCTTGGCCGGGCGAGCGTCAGCGTCTGTAGCACAGGGAATCGAGACCTGGTGCATCTTTGACAACACGGCCAGCGGAGCCGCTGTGGGTGACGCGCTCGCGCTGCAGGCACTGGTTAAGTGCAATAGGGCTGAGTAA
- a CDS encoding response regulator: protein MSSESNDQTSLPKVLLVEDETMLAMLMEMLLEDLGFATAYHASTLNEGIEYARNGEYDLAILDINIIGGNSFPIAAAIADRGIPFMFCSGYGRLGIPDTWLDRRCVAKPFSAEQLSEALSELLQV, encoded by the coding sequence ATGAGCTCAGAATCGAACGACCAGACCTCGCTCCCCAAAGTGCTGTTGGTGGAAGACGAGACCATGCTCGCCATGTTGATGGAAATGCTGCTTGAGGATCTGGGTTTCGCGACCGCTTACCACGCCAGCACGCTGAACGAAGGCATTGAATATGCACGTAACGGCGAGTACGACCTGGCCATCCTGGATATCAACATTATCGGCGGTAACTCGTTCCCGATAGCCGCCGCCATTGCCGATCGCGGCATACCCTTCATGTTTTGTTCCGGTTACGGGCGGCTGGGGATCCCCGACACGTGGCTCGACCGACGTTGCGTTGCCAAACCGTTCAGTGCCGAGCAACTGAGCGAAGCGTTGAGTGAGCTGCTTCAGGTCTGA